In one window of Ovis aries strain OAR_USU_Benz2616 breed Rambouillet chromosome 5, ARS-UI_Ramb_v3.0, whole genome shotgun sequence DNA:
- the ZFR2 gene encoding zinc finger RNA-binding protein 2 isoform X7 has product MRWRPRPFAPPGRRALGGDAKMAASNYYGFAQGVSSQYSVPPPSAFPLPAAGASLPTQPAPGLGPALIPFPEAAQPPGPGYSGYQPHSGQDLGYSTQPQEPMPAATTAPSYQDSYSYGLSTATSGYETKQYPPPAASHQLPATATLCPPGGSGTQGAYGGGGYGQAQPLPQMPTAEAGPPASVACSSYTYAPASSAQPMASSVPALPASSSFSAASAPYTGPSYPSYDASSYSVASPYYPPLLTPQMQPPPPPPPPPKPVDSSQWGGPGGSPSASCAHSIAKKLPVPSKLPRPRTGPQPLPLHYCDICKISCAGPQTYREHLEGQKHKKKEAAQKMGVQPNGSPRGVQAQLHCDLCAVSCTGAEAYAAHIRGAKHQKVFKLHTKLGKPIPTIDPAPANPHLAQAPSTSQPASIPVTVTAESAPAASAKPAAPASPSVCAPSRPPPPRRPATSKASRVGPPALPATNCRAPHGKPATPRSERPGEPSTRGGSTEASGSSCEGQPVGPGYVEEVCNEEGRVIRFRCKLCECSFNDPNARDMHVRGRRHRLQYKKKVNPDLPIADKPSTRVRKLVEETLRRQRQLTKRRLGELRRWHNETRRYDLCRRRLEEGLPVPDAHAGRPLPDQHLPALRSRPGAPTAKPLPTRRPESSDDRHVMCKHAAIYPTEEELLAVQKAVSHAERALKLVSDTLAEEDSASPEPEGGDHSSGPSPSARILKGVMRVGLLAKGLLLRGDRAVQLILLCSQKPTHALQRRVAEQLPLQLPVVTDDKYEVSSDLDASIVISSCEEPRIQVAVSITSPLMREDPSKDQEGTEVPPPDPGDVLSPEKCLQALAALRHAKWFQARASGLQPCVIVIRVFRDLCQRVPTWGALPDWAMELLVEKALSSTKGPLSPGDAVRRVLECVASGTLLTDGPGLQDPCERDQMDALSSMTLQEREDITASAQHALRMLAFRQIHKILGIDPLPPPRIRLGARFRKRPQEAGELEAKVGSDQRKRPRLPNGT; this is encoded by the exons CGTCCCGCCTCCGTCAGCTTTCCCCCTCCCTGCTGCTGGAGCCAGCTTGCCCACACAGCCTGCTCCTGGACTGGGCCCAGCCCTGATCCCATTTCCGGAGGCCGCCCAGCCCCCCGGGCCAGGATACAGTGGGTACCAGCCCCACTCCGGTCAGGACCTCGGTTATAGCACCCAGCCCCAGGAGCCTATGCCAGCTGCCACCACAGCACCCTCCTACCAG GACAGTTACAGCTACGGACTGTCGACAGCCACCAGTGGCTACGAGACCAAACAGTACCCTCCGCCTGCTGCCAGCCATCAGCTCCCAGCCACGGCCACGCTCTGCCCGCCAGGTGGGTCAG GGACCCAAGGAGCCTACGGGGGCGGTGGGTACGGCCAGGCACAGCCCCTGCCACAGATGCCCACCGCCGAGGCAGGGCCGCCAGCCAGCGTCGCTTGCTCCAGCTACACCTATGCCCCAGCCAGCAGCGCCCAGCCCATGGCCTCCTCCGTCCCCGCCCTGCCGGCCTCATCGTCCTTCAGCGCAGCCTCCGCCCCATACACGG gACCAAGCTACCCGAGCTATGACGCGTCCTCCTACTCCGTGGCCAGTCCTTACTACCCACCGCTACTCACCCCACAGATGCAGCCACCGCCGccgccacccccacctccaaaGCCTGTGGACTCATCCCAGTGGGGTGGCCCAGGAGGCAGTCCCAGTGCCAGCTGTGCCCACAGCATCGCCAAGAAGCTTCCAGTTCCCAGCAAGCTGCCAAGACCACGGACTGGCCCCCAGCCACTCCCACTTCACTACTGTGACATCTGCAAGATCAGCTGTGCCGGCCCCCAG ACATACCGCGAGCACCTGGAAGGGCAGAAGCACAAGAAGAAAGAGGCAGCCCAGAAGATGGGTGTCCAGCCCAACGGCAGCCCGCGGGGGGTGCAGGCGCAGCTGCACTGCGACCTCTGTGCCGTGTCCTGCACCGGGGCAGAGGCCTACGCTGCCCACATCCGGGGGGCCAAGCACCAGAAG GTCTTCAAGCTGCACACCAAACTGGGGAAGCCCATCCCCACCATAGACCCTGCGCCGGCCAACCCCCACTtggcccaggcccccagcaccAGCCAGCCGGCCTCCATCCCTGTCACCGTCACCGCAGAGAGCGCCCCCGCAGCCTCAGCCAAGCCCGCGGCCCCCGCCAGCCCCAGCGTGTGTGCCCCGAGCAGGCCACCACCGCCCAGGAGACCGGCCACCTCGAAGGCCTCGCGTGTGG GGCCTCCTGCGCTGCCAGCAACCAACTGCAGAGCCCCCCACGGAAAACCGGCAACCCCCAGATCAGAGAGGCCCGGGGAGCCGTCCACCCGAGGAGGCTCTACAGAAGCTTCTGGAAGCAGCTGTGAGGGGCAGCCGGTGGGCCCAGGCTACGTGGAGGAG GTGTGCAACGAGGAGGGCCGGGTGATCCGCTTCCGCTGCAAGCTGTGTGAGTGCAGCTTCAACGACCCCAACGCCAGGGACATGCACGTGCGGGGACGCCGGCACCGGCTGCAGTACAAG AAAAAAGTGAACCCTGACCTCCCGATCGCGGACAAGCCCAGCACACGGGTGCGCAAGCTCGTGGAGGAGACACTGCGGAGGCAGCGGCAGCTGACCAAGAGGCGGCTGGGGGAGCTGCGGCGCTGGCACAACGAGACGAG GCGCTACGACTTGTGCAGGAGGCGGCTGGAAGAGGGGCTGCCCGTCCCAGACGCACACGCAGGACGCCCGCTGCCTGACCAGCACCTGCCTGCCCTCAGGAGTCGGCCAGGGGCGCCCACAGCCAAGCCTCTG CCCACAAGGCGGCCAGAGTCCAGCGACGACCGGCATGTCATGTGTAAGCACGCGGCCATCTACCCAACGGAGGAGGAGCTCCTGGCCGTCCAGAAGGCTGTCTCCCATGCGGAGCGTGCCCTCAAGCTGGTGTCTGACACACTGGCTGAGGAGGACTCTGCCAGCCCGGAGCCCGAGGGCGGGGACCACAG CAGCGGCCCCAGCCCCTCAGCCCGGATCCTGAAAGGCGTGATGCGGGTTGGCCTCCTGGCGAAGGGGCTACTCCTGCGGGGAGATCGGGCGGTACAGCTGATCCTGCTCTGCTCCCAGAAGCCCACCCACGCCTTGCAGCGCAGAGTCGCCGAGCAGCTGCCCCTCCAGCTCCCG GTGGTAACAGACGACAAGTACGAGGTCTCTTCTGACCTGGACGCCAGCATTGTCATCTCCTCCTGCGAGGAGCCCCGGATACAGGTCGCTGTGTCCATCACCTCACCCCTAATGCGGGAGGACCCCTCCAAAGACCAAG AAGGAACTGAGGTACCTCCGCCGGACCCAGGAGATGTCCTGAGCCCAGAGAAGTGCCTGCAGGCACTGGCTGCTCTCCGCCATGCCAAGTGGTTCCAG GCAAGAGCCAGCGGCCTGCAGCCCTGTGTGATTGTCATCAGGGTCTTCCGGGACCTCTGCCAGCGCGTGCCCACCTGGGGGGCCCTGCCGGACTGG GCCATGGAGCTGCTGGTGGAGAAGGCCCTGAGCAGCACCAAGGGGCCCCTGAGCCCCGGGGATGCTGTGCGCCGAGTCCTGGAGTGCGTGGCCTCAGGGACGCTCCTCACAG ATGGGCCCGGGCTCCAGGATCCCTGTGAGAGAGACCAGATGGATGCCCTCAGCTCCATGACCCTCCAGGAACGAGAAGATATCACAGCCAGCGCCCAG CACGCCCTGCGCATGTTGGCGTTCCGGCAGATCCACAAGATCCTGGGCATCGACCCACTGCCGCCCCCCAGAATCAGGCTGGGGGCACGCTTCCGGAAGAGGCCACAGGAGGCAGGCGAGCTGGAGGCCAAGGTGGGCAGCGACCAGAGAAAGCGGCCTCGCCTCCCCAACGGGACCTGA
- the ZFR2 gene encoding zinc finger RNA-binding protein 2 isoform X1, which produces MRWRPRPFAPPGRRALGGDAKMAASNYYGFAQGVSSQYSVPPPSAFPLPAAGASLPTQPAPGLGPALIPFPEAAQPPGPGYSGYQPHSGQDLGYSTQPQEPMPAATTAPSYQDSYSYGLSTATSGYETKQYPPPAASHQLPATATLCPPGGSGTQGAYGGGGYGQAQPLPQMPTAEAGPPASVACSSYTYAPASSAQPMASSVPALPASSSFSAASAPYTGPSYPSYDASSYSVASPYYPPLLTPQMQPPPPPPPPPKPVDSSQWGGPGGSPSASCAHSIAKKLPVPSKLPRPRTGPQPLPLHYCDICKISCAGPQTYREHLEGQKHKKKEAAQKMGVQPNGSPRGVQAQLHCDLCAVSCTGAEAYAAHIRGAKHQKVFKLHTKLGKPIPTIDPAPANPHLAQAPSTSQPASIPVTVTAESAPAASAKPAAPASPSVCAPSRPPPPRRPATSKASRVGPPALPATNCRAPHGKPATPRSERPGEPSTRGGSTEASGSSCEGQPVGPGYVEEVCNEEGRVIRFRCKLCECSFNDPNARDMHVRGRRHRLQYKKKVNPDLPIADKPSTRVRKLVEETLRRQRQLTKRRLGELRRWHNETRCSLGALRGGRAPHGLPRAPTGPPHSPAAPQGPESLSSHRRYDLCRRRLEEGLPVPDAHAGRPLPDQHLPALRSRPGAPTAKPLPTRRPESSDDRHVMCKHAAIYPTEEELLAVQKAVSHAERALKLVSDTLAEEDSASPEPEGGDHSSGPSPSARILKGVMRVGLLAKGLLLRGDRAVQLILLCSQKPTHALQRRVAEQLPLQLPVVTDDKYEVSSDLDASIVISSCEEPRIQVAVSITSPLMREDPSKDQEGTEVPPPDPGDVLSPEKCLQALAALRHAKWFQARASGLQPCVIVIRVFRDLCQRVPTWGALPDWAMELLVEKALSSTKGPLSPGDAVRRVLECVASGTLLTDGPGLQDPCERDQMDALSSMTLQEREDITASAQVGGQPNLGPHEPAAGSPAPSPCAHLCCITGNGLGPLPVLFPAESGGLWVTGLLPGVGPAQPRTEAMMRCRLGASSSWGYPNAPGLHTPSQASCCASTASRTKALPTPTPTTPSLASLSFANFY; this is translated from the exons CGTCCCGCCTCCGTCAGCTTTCCCCCTCCCTGCTGCTGGAGCCAGCTTGCCCACACAGCCTGCTCCTGGACTGGGCCCAGCCCTGATCCCATTTCCGGAGGCCGCCCAGCCCCCCGGGCCAGGATACAGTGGGTACCAGCCCCACTCCGGTCAGGACCTCGGTTATAGCACCCAGCCCCAGGAGCCTATGCCAGCTGCCACCACAGCACCCTCCTACCAG GACAGTTACAGCTACGGACTGTCGACAGCCACCAGTGGCTACGAGACCAAACAGTACCCTCCGCCTGCTGCCAGCCATCAGCTCCCAGCCACGGCCACGCTCTGCCCGCCAGGTGGGTCAG GGACCCAAGGAGCCTACGGGGGCGGTGGGTACGGCCAGGCACAGCCCCTGCCACAGATGCCCACCGCCGAGGCAGGGCCGCCAGCCAGCGTCGCTTGCTCCAGCTACACCTATGCCCCAGCCAGCAGCGCCCAGCCCATGGCCTCCTCCGTCCCCGCCCTGCCGGCCTCATCGTCCTTCAGCGCAGCCTCCGCCCCATACACGG gACCAAGCTACCCGAGCTATGACGCGTCCTCCTACTCCGTGGCCAGTCCTTACTACCCACCGCTACTCACCCCACAGATGCAGCCACCGCCGccgccacccccacctccaaaGCCTGTGGACTCATCCCAGTGGGGTGGCCCAGGAGGCAGTCCCAGTGCCAGCTGTGCCCACAGCATCGCCAAGAAGCTTCCAGTTCCCAGCAAGCTGCCAAGACCACGGACTGGCCCCCAGCCACTCCCACTTCACTACTGTGACATCTGCAAGATCAGCTGTGCCGGCCCCCAG ACATACCGCGAGCACCTGGAAGGGCAGAAGCACAAGAAGAAAGAGGCAGCCCAGAAGATGGGTGTCCAGCCCAACGGCAGCCCGCGGGGGGTGCAGGCGCAGCTGCACTGCGACCTCTGTGCCGTGTCCTGCACCGGGGCAGAGGCCTACGCTGCCCACATCCGGGGGGCCAAGCACCAGAAG GTCTTCAAGCTGCACACCAAACTGGGGAAGCCCATCCCCACCATAGACCCTGCGCCGGCCAACCCCCACTtggcccaggcccccagcaccAGCCAGCCGGCCTCCATCCCTGTCACCGTCACCGCAGAGAGCGCCCCCGCAGCCTCAGCCAAGCCCGCGGCCCCCGCCAGCCCCAGCGTGTGTGCCCCGAGCAGGCCACCACCGCCCAGGAGACCGGCCACCTCGAAGGCCTCGCGTGTGG GGCCTCCTGCGCTGCCAGCAACCAACTGCAGAGCCCCCCACGGAAAACCGGCAACCCCCAGATCAGAGAGGCCCGGGGAGCCGTCCACCCGAGGAGGCTCTACAGAAGCTTCTGGAAGCAGCTGTGAGGGGCAGCCGGTGGGCCCAGGCTACGTGGAGGAG GTGTGCAACGAGGAGGGCCGGGTGATCCGCTTCCGCTGCAAGCTGTGTGAGTGCAGCTTCAACGACCCCAACGCCAGGGACATGCACGTGCGGGGACGCCGGCACCGGCTGCAGTACAAG AAAAAAGTGAACCCTGACCTCCCGATCGCGGACAAGCCCAGCACACGGGTGCGCAAGCTCGTGGAGGAGACACTGCGGAGGCAGCGGCAGCTGACCAAGAGGCGGCTGGGGGAGCTGCGGCGCTGGCACAACGAGACGAGGTGCAGCCTCGGGGCCCTGCGCGGTGGGAGGGCTCCCCACGGGCTCCCCAGGGCCCCAACGGGACCACCTCACAGTCCTGCCGCCCCTCAGGGCCCCGAGTCCCTCTCGTCCCACAGGCGCTACGACTTGTGCAGGAGGCGGCTGGAAGAGGGGCTGCCCGTCCCAGACGCACACGCAGGACGCCCGCTGCCTGACCAGCACCTGCCTGCCCTCAGGAGTCGGCCAGGGGCGCCCACAGCCAAGCCTCTG CCCACAAGGCGGCCAGAGTCCAGCGACGACCGGCATGTCATGTGTAAGCACGCGGCCATCTACCCAACGGAGGAGGAGCTCCTGGCCGTCCAGAAGGCTGTCTCCCATGCGGAGCGTGCCCTCAAGCTGGTGTCTGACACACTGGCTGAGGAGGACTCTGCCAGCCCGGAGCCCGAGGGCGGGGACCACAG CAGCGGCCCCAGCCCCTCAGCCCGGATCCTGAAAGGCGTGATGCGGGTTGGCCTCCTGGCGAAGGGGCTACTCCTGCGGGGAGATCGGGCGGTACAGCTGATCCTGCTCTGCTCCCAGAAGCCCACCCACGCCTTGCAGCGCAGAGTCGCCGAGCAGCTGCCCCTCCAGCTCCCG GTGGTAACAGACGACAAGTACGAGGTCTCTTCTGACCTGGACGCCAGCATTGTCATCTCCTCCTGCGAGGAGCCCCGGATACAGGTCGCTGTGTCCATCACCTCACCCCTAATGCGGGAGGACCCCTCCAAAGACCAAG AAGGAACTGAGGTACCTCCGCCGGACCCAGGAGATGTCCTGAGCCCAGAGAAGTGCCTGCAGGCACTGGCTGCTCTCCGCCATGCCAAGTGGTTCCAG GCAAGAGCCAGCGGCCTGCAGCCCTGTGTGATTGTCATCAGGGTCTTCCGGGACCTCTGCCAGCGCGTGCCCACCTGGGGGGCCCTGCCGGACTGG GCCATGGAGCTGCTGGTGGAGAAGGCCCTGAGCAGCACCAAGGGGCCCCTGAGCCCCGGGGATGCTGTGCGCCGAGTCCTGGAGTGCGTGGCCTCAGGGACGCTCCTCACAG ATGGGCCCGGGCTCCAGGATCCCTGTGAGAGAGACCAGATGGATGCCCTCAGCTCCATGACCCTCCAGGAACGAGAAGATATCACAGCCAGCGCCCAGGTAGGAGGCCAGCCCAACTTGGGCCCACATGAGCCGGCTGCAGGAAGCCCGGCTCCCAGCCCCTGTGCACATCTCTGCTGCATCACAGGAAACGGTCTGGGCCCACTTCCCGTCCTCTTCCCTGCAGAATCAGGTGGCCTGTGGGTGACAGGACTGCTTCCAGGGGTAGGGCCAGCCCAGCCCAGAACTGAGGCCATGATGAGGTGCAGACTTGGGGCCTCATCGTCCTGGGGGTACCCCAATGCCCCAGGTCTGCACACACCTAGCCAGGCCTCCTGCTGCGCCTCAACAGCTTCAAGAACCAAAGCattacccacccccacccccaccaccccatctCTGGCTTCCCTTTCATTTGCAAATTTCTATTAA
- the ZFR2 gene encoding zinc finger RNA-binding protein 2 isoform X2 yields the protein MRWRPRPFAPPGRRALGGDAKMAASNYYGFAQGVSSQYSVPPPSAFPLPAAGASLPTQPAPGLGPALIPFPEAAQPPGPGYSGYQPHSGQDLGYSTQPQEPMPAATTAPSYQDSYSYGLSTATSGYETKQYPPPAASHQLPATATLCPPGGSGTQGAYGGGGYGQAQPLPQMPTAEAGPPASVACSSYTYAPASSAQPMASSVPALPASSSFSAASAPYTGPSYPSYDASSYSVASPYYPPLLTPQMQPPPPPPPPPKPVDSSQWGGPGGSPSASCAHSIAKKLPVPSKLPRPRTGPQPLPLHYCDICKISCAGPQTYREHLEGQKHKKKEAAQKMGVQPNGSPRGVQAQLHCDLCAVSCTGAEAYAAHIRGAKHQKVFKLHTKLGKPIPTIDPAPANPHLAQAPSTSQPASIPVTVTAESAPAASAKPAAPASPSVCAPSRPPPPRRPATSKASRVGPPALPATNCRAPHGKPATPRSERPGEPSTRGGSTEASGSSCEGQPVGPGYVEEVCNEEGRVIRFRCKLCECSFNDPNARDMHVRGRRHRLQYKKKVNPDLPIADKPSTRVRKLVEETLRRQRQLTKRRLGELRRWHNETRCSLGALRGGRAPHGLPRAPTGPPHSPAAPQGPESLSSHRRYDLCRRRLEEGLPVPDAHAGRPLPDQHLPALRSRPGAPTAKPLPTRRPESSDDRHVMCKHAAIYPTEEELLAVQKAVSHAERALKLVSDTLAEEDSASPEPEGGDHSGPSPSARILKGVMRVGLLAKGLLLRGDRAVQLILLCSQKPTHALQRRVAEQLPLQLPVVTDDKYEVSSDLDASIVISSCEEPRIQVAVSITSPLMREDPSKDQEGTEVPPPDPGDVLSPEKCLQALAALRHAKWFQARASGLQPCVIVIRVFRDLCQRVPTWGALPDWAMELLVEKALSSTKGPLSPGDAVRRVLECVASGTLLTDGPGLQDPCERDQMDALSSMTLQEREDITASAQVGGQPNLGPHEPAAGSPAPSPCAHLCCITGNGLGPLPVLFPAESGGLWVTGLLPGVGPAQPRTEAMMRCRLGASSSWGYPNAPGLHTPSQASCCASTASRTKALPTPTPTTPSLASLSFANFY from the exons CGTCCCGCCTCCGTCAGCTTTCCCCCTCCCTGCTGCTGGAGCCAGCTTGCCCACACAGCCTGCTCCTGGACTGGGCCCAGCCCTGATCCCATTTCCGGAGGCCGCCCAGCCCCCCGGGCCAGGATACAGTGGGTACCAGCCCCACTCCGGTCAGGACCTCGGTTATAGCACCCAGCCCCAGGAGCCTATGCCAGCTGCCACCACAGCACCCTCCTACCAG GACAGTTACAGCTACGGACTGTCGACAGCCACCAGTGGCTACGAGACCAAACAGTACCCTCCGCCTGCTGCCAGCCATCAGCTCCCAGCCACGGCCACGCTCTGCCCGCCAGGTGGGTCAG GGACCCAAGGAGCCTACGGGGGCGGTGGGTACGGCCAGGCACAGCCCCTGCCACAGATGCCCACCGCCGAGGCAGGGCCGCCAGCCAGCGTCGCTTGCTCCAGCTACACCTATGCCCCAGCCAGCAGCGCCCAGCCCATGGCCTCCTCCGTCCCCGCCCTGCCGGCCTCATCGTCCTTCAGCGCAGCCTCCGCCCCATACACGG gACCAAGCTACCCGAGCTATGACGCGTCCTCCTACTCCGTGGCCAGTCCTTACTACCCACCGCTACTCACCCCACAGATGCAGCCACCGCCGccgccacccccacctccaaaGCCTGTGGACTCATCCCAGTGGGGTGGCCCAGGAGGCAGTCCCAGTGCCAGCTGTGCCCACAGCATCGCCAAGAAGCTTCCAGTTCCCAGCAAGCTGCCAAGACCACGGACTGGCCCCCAGCCACTCCCACTTCACTACTGTGACATCTGCAAGATCAGCTGTGCCGGCCCCCAG ACATACCGCGAGCACCTGGAAGGGCAGAAGCACAAGAAGAAAGAGGCAGCCCAGAAGATGGGTGTCCAGCCCAACGGCAGCCCGCGGGGGGTGCAGGCGCAGCTGCACTGCGACCTCTGTGCCGTGTCCTGCACCGGGGCAGAGGCCTACGCTGCCCACATCCGGGGGGCCAAGCACCAGAAG GTCTTCAAGCTGCACACCAAACTGGGGAAGCCCATCCCCACCATAGACCCTGCGCCGGCCAACCCCCACTtggcccaggcccccagcaccAGCCAGCCGGCCTCCATCCCTGTCACCGTCACCGCAGAGAGCGCCCCCGCAGCCTCAGCCAAGCCCGCGGCCCCCGCCAGCCCCAGCGTGTGTGCCCCGAGCAGGCCACCACCGCCCAGGAGACCGGCCACCTCGAAGGCCTCGCGTGTGG GGCCTCCTGCGCTGCCAGCAACCAACTGCAGAGCCCCCCACGGAAAACCGGCAACCCCCAGATCAGAGAGGCCCGGGGAGCCGTCCACCCGAGGAGGCTCTACAGAAGCTTCTGGAAGCAGCTGTGAGGGGCAGCCGGTGGGCCCAGGCTACGTGGAGGAG GTGTGCAACGAGGAGGGCCGGGTGATCCGCTTCCGCTGCAAGCTGTGTGAGTGCAGCTTCAACGACCCCAACGCCAGGGACATGCACGTGCGGGGACGCCGGCACCGGCTGCAGTACAAG AAAAAAGTGAACCCTGACCTCCCGATCGCGGACAAGCCCAGCACACGGGTGCGCAAGCTCGTGGAGGAGACACTGCGGAGGCAGCGGCAGCTGACCAAGAGGCGGCTGGGGGAGCTGCGGCGCTGGCACAACGAGACGAGGTGCAGCCTCGGGGCCCTGCGCGGTGGGAGGGCTCCCCACGGGCTCCCCAGGGCCCCAACGGGACCACCTCACAGTCCTGCCGCCCCTCAGGGCCCCGAGTCCCTCTCGTCCCACAGGCGCTACGACTTGTGCAGGAGGCGGCTGGAAGAGGGGCTGCCCGTCCCAGACGCACACGCAGGACGCCCGCTGCCTGACCAGCACCTGCCTGCCCTCAGGAGTCGGCCAGGGGCGCCCACAGCCAAGCCTCTG CCCACAAGGCGGCCAGAGTCCAGCGACGACCGGCATGTCATGTGTAAGCACGCGGCCATCTACCCAACGGAGGAGGAGCTCCTGGCCGTCCAGAAGGCTGTCTCCCATGCGGAGCGTGCCCTCAAGCTGGTGTCTGACACACTGGCTGAGGAGGACTCTGCCAGCCCGGAGCCCGAGGGCGGGGACCACAG CGGCCCCAGCCCCTCAGCCCGGATCCTGAAAGGCGTGATGCGGGTTGGCCTCCTGGCGAAGGGGCTACTCCTGCGGGGAGATCGGGCGGTACAGCTGATCCTGCTCTGCTCCCAGAAGCCCACCCACGCCTTGCAGCGCAGAGTCGCCGAGCAGCTGCCCCTCCAGCTCCCG GTGGTAACAGACGACAAGTACGAGGTCTCTTCTGACCTGGACGCCAGCATTGTCATCTCCTCCTGCGAGGAGCCCCGGATACAGGTCGCTGTGTCCATCACCTCACCCCTAATGCGGGAGGACCCCTCCAAAGACCAAG AAGGAACTGAGGTACCTCCGCCGGACCCAGGAGATGTCCTGAGCCCAGAGAAGTGCCTGCAGGCACTGGCTGCTCTCCGCCATGCCAAGTGGTTCCAG GCAAGAGCCAGCGGCCTGCAGCCCTGTGTGATTGTCATCAGGGTCTTCCGGGACCTCTGCCAGCGCGTGCCCACCTGGGGGGCCCTGCCGGACTGG GCCATGGAGCTGCTGGTGGAGAAGGCCCTGAGCAGCACCAAGGGGCCCCTGAGCCCCGGGGATGCTGTGCGCCGAGTCCTGGAGTGCGTGGCCTCAGGGACGCTCCTCACAG ATGGGCCCGGGCTCCAGGATCCCTGTGAGAGAGACCAGATGGATGCCCTCAGCTCCATGACCCTCCAGGAACGAGAAGATATCACAGCCAGCGCCCAGGTAGGAGGCCAGCCCAACTTGGGCCCACATGAGCCGGCTGCAGGAAGCCCGGCTCCCAGCCCCTGTGCACATCTCTGCTGCATCACAGGAAACGGTCTGGGCCCACTTCCCGTCCTCTTCCCTGCAGAATCAGGTGGCCTGTGGGTGACAGGACTGCTTCCAGGGGTAGGGCCAGCCCAGCCCAGAACTGAGGCCATGATGAGGTGCAGACTTGGGGCCTCATCGTCCTGGGGGTACCCCAATGCCCCAGGTCTGCACACACCTAGCCAGGCCTCCTGCTGCGCCTCAACAGCTTCAAGAACCAAAGCattacccacccccacccccaccaccccatctCTGGCTTCCCTTTCATTTGCAAATTTCTATTAA